A stretch of the Massilia sp. W12 genome encodes the following:
- a CDS encoding methyl-accepting chemotaxis protein — protein sequence MFFSHWSLRAQLVSVFVFIFFGIALLGSLSLYQINTISEKTEKMYRHPFTVSVNIVSAEANLLRMYRTMDNILQTTEAAALDPLLNEINQLDQVTEQELLLVQERFLGNKQYTEDMLRSFRDWRPIRKQIIDLKREGKHDEAIQFAAQQAIAKRNEMNANEKKIRNFAVNKGKQLAEESAQSAQSTFMFMSSLVVAVLALVGGAFWFMLRRLQTQLGGDPAYAVSIVKRIASGDLACEISTAAHDNKSLLFEMQGMRDNLANIVSEVRRGADNIANAANDVARGNMDLSSRTESQAGSLEETASSMEELTATVRQNADSARQARDLAGSASDVAQRGGKVVGEVVNTMDSINASSKKIVDIISVIDGIAFQTNILALNAAVEAARAGEQGRGFAVVAAEVRSLAQRSAGAAKEIKQLINDSVEKVGAGARLVDQAGATMSEIVQSIQRVTDIISEISAASQEQSTGIEQINQAIVQMDHNTQQNSALVEEAAAATHSMQEETRQLVDLVATFTLAHSGAKAQAQMPRAAKSQTSKLKLIQAELRRA from the coding sequence ATGTTTTTCTCTCATTGGAGCTTACGGGCTCAGTTGGTCAGTGTTTTTGTCTTCATTTTCTTCGGTATCGCTCTGCTTGGCAGCCTGTCTCTGTATCAAATCAACACGATTTCAGAAAAAACTGAAAAGATGTACCGCCATCCTTTTACTGTCAGCGTCAACATTGTGTCAGCTGAAGCGAACTTGCTGCGCATGTATCGGACCATGGACAATATCTTGCAAACCACGGAGGCGGCAGCGCTTGATCCCCTGCTCAATGAAATCAACCAGCTGGATCAGGTGACAGAGCAGGAACTCTTGCTGGTGCAAGAGCGTTTTTTGGGGAATAAGCAATACACCGAAGATATGTTGCGCTCCTTCCGTGATTGGCGACCTATCCGCAAACAAATCATCGACCTCAAGCGCGAGGGCAAACACGATGAAGCGATACAGTTTGCCGCGCAGCAGGCCATCGCCAAGCGCAATGAAATGAATGCGAATGAAAAGAAAATCCGCAACTTTGCCGTGAATAAGGGCAAACAGCTGGCCGAAGAATCTGCGCAAAGCGCACAAAGCACATTCATGTTCATGTCATCCCTGGTCGTCGCAGTCCTGGCTTTGGTCGGTGGCGCCTTCTGGTTTATGCTGCGCCGCTTGCAAACGCAATTGGGCGGCGACCCGGCGTATGCAGTCAGCATCGTCAAGCGTATCGCCAGCGGCGATTTGGCCTGTGAGATCAGCACGGCGGCCCATGACAACAAGAGTCTTTTGTTTGAAATGCAGGGAATGCGCGACAATCTGGCCAATATTGTGTCCGAGGTCAGGCGCGGCGCGGACAATATCGCCAATGCCGCCAACGATGTCGCACGCGGCAATATGGATTTATCCAGCCGCACCGAAAGCCAGGCCGGTTCACTGGAGGAAACCGCAAGCTCAATGGAGGAATTGACCGCCACCGTGCGGCAAAACGCTGACAGCGCACGTCAGGCGCGCGACCTGGCTGGCAGCGCCTCTGATGTGGCGCAACGCGGCGGCAAAGTGGTGGGCGAAGTGGTCAACACCATGGATTCAATTAACGCCTCCTCCAAAAAAATCGTCGATATCATCAGCGTGATTGACGGAATTGCCTTTCAAACCAATATCCTGGCTTTGAATGCAGCCGTGGAAGCAGCGCGCGCCGGCGAACAGGGACGTGGCTTTGCCGTAGTGGCGGCGGAAGTGCGCAGCCTGGCCCAGCGCAGCGCGGGTGCGGCAAAAGAAATCAAGCAGCTGATCAACGACTCGGTGGAAAAAGTCGGGGCCGGCGCACGCCTGGTGGATCAAGCCGGCGCCACCATGTCGGAAATCGTGCAAAGCATTCAGCGCGTGACAGACATCATCAGCGAAATCAGCGCCGCCAGTCAGGAGCAAAGCACCGGGATTGAGCAGATCAATCAAGCGATTGTGCAGATGGACCACAACACGCAGCAAAATTCCGCGCTGGTGGAAGAAGCCGCCGCCGCCACCCACAGCATGCAAGAAGAAACCCGCCAGCTGGTGGACCTGGTGGCGACTTTCACCTTGGCGCATAGCGGCGCCAAGGCGCAAGCGCAAATGCCACGGGCGGCAAAATCGCAGACCTCCAAGCTGAAGTTGATTCAAGCTGAATTGCGCCGGGCTTAA